The Streptomyces europaeiscabiei genome window below encodes:
- a CDS encoding glutamate-1-semialdehyde 2,1-aminomutase, protein MDTEPTEELLLPRSRMANERLHTLIPGGAHTYAKGDDQYPEDLAPVISHGRGAHVWDVDGNRYVEYGSGLRSVSLGHAHPRVIEAVRRELDRGSNFVRPSIVEVEAAERFLATVPTAEMVKFAKNGSDATTAAVRLARAATGRPRVAICADHPFFSTDDWFIGTTPMSAGIPAATGELTVAFPYGDLAATEELLTRYRDEIACLILEPASHTEPPPGYLAGLRALADRHGCVLVFDEMITGFRWSEAGAQGLYGVVPDLSTFGKALGNGCAVSALAGRRDLMELGGLRHSGDRVFLLSTTHGAETHSLAAAMAVQTTYVEEGVTARLHALGERLAAGVRDAAAGMGVGDHVVVRGRASNLVFATLDENRQPSQEYRTLFLRRLLAGGVLAPSFVVSSALSDADIDHTVDVVAQACAVYRKALDAADPTPWLAGRPVKPVFRRLA, encoded by the coding sequence GCCAAGGGCGACGACCAGTACCCCGAGGATCTGGCCCCCGTCATCAGCCACGGCCGTGGTGCCCACGTGTGGGACGTCGACGGCAACCGCTACGTCGAGTACGGCTCCGGGCTGCGGTCGGTCAGCCTCGGCCACGCCCACCCACGCGTGATCGAGGCGGTGCGACGGGAACTGGACCGCGGCAGCAACTTCGTCCGGCCGTCCATCGTGGAGGTCGAGGCGGCGGAACGCTTCCTGGCCACGGTGCCGACCGCCGAGATGGTGAAGTTCGCGAAGAACGGCTCCGACGCCACCACCGCCGCGGTGCGCCTCGCCCGCGCCGCCACCGGGCGCCCGCGGGTGGCCATCTGCGCCGACCACCCGTTCTTCTCCACCGACGACTGGTTCATCGGCACCACGCCGATGTCCGCCGGCATTCCGGCGGCGACCGGCGAGCTGACCGTGGCGTTCCCTTACGGGGACCTGGCCGCCACGGAGGAGTTGCTCACCCGGTACCGGGACGAGATCGCCTGCCTGATCCTCGAACCCGCCTCCCACACCGAGCCGCCGCCCGGGTACCTCGCCGGCCTGCGCGCGCTGGCCGATCGGCACGGCTGCGTCCTGGTCTTCGACGAGATGATCACCGGCTTCCGCTGGTCCGAGGCGGGCGCCCAGGGCCTGTACGGCGTCGTTCCCGACCTCTCCACGTTCGGCAAGGCGCTGGGCAACGGATGCGCCGTCTCCGCGCTGGCCGGGCGCCGCGATCTGATGGAGCTGGGCGGACTGCGTCACTCCGGCGACCGGGTGTTCCTGCTGTCCACCACGCACGGTGCGGAGACGCACTCCCTGGCAGCCGCGATGGCCGTGCAGACCACCTACGTCGAGGAGGGCGTCACCGCGCGGCTGCACGCCCTCGGCGAGCGGCTGGCCGCCGGGGTCCGCGACGCCGCGGCCGGCATGGGCGTCGGCGACCACGTCGTCGTCCGGGGCCGGGCCAGCAACCTGGTCTTCGCCACCCTCGACGAGAACCGGCAGCCGTCGCAGGAGTACCGCACCCTGTTCCTGCGTCGGCTCCTCGCGGGCGGGGTGCTGGCCCCGTCATTCGTGGTGAGCAGCGCACTCAGCGACGCCGACATCGATCACACCGTCGACGTCGTGGCCCAGGCATGTGCGGTGTACCGGAAGGCACTGGACGCCGCCGACCCCACACCTTGGCTGGCCGGTCGGCCGGTGAAGCCCGTGTTCCGCCGCTTGGCGTGA
- a CDS encoding phosphatase PAP2 family protein, with product MTGRSGPAVLPPSLRAWLGLMAALAAVTVVVVGVLYAGDSEPGRVDTRIWAAVDDVGEPWRHVALATDFLGEPVGAATLVAATVTGCLLLGRRRSAVLVVVATTMTVGTTTLLKHLVGRTIHGHDNLSYPSGHTAFLTALALVVALLATGRLGLGRTAGTLLVLAAALVAGAAMGWAQVALGAHYPTDVLGGWCTALAVTPATAWLVDRMADAGPPERR from the coding sequence GTGACCGGCCGGTCGGGGCCCGCGGTGCTGCCCCCGTCGTTGCGTGCGTGGCTCGGGCTGATGGCGGCCCTCGCCGCGGTGACGGTCGTCGTGGTCGGGGTCCTGTATGCCGGCGACAGCGAGCCCGGCAGGGTGGACACGCGGATCTGGGCGGCCGTGGACGATGTGGGGGAGCCGTGGCGGCACGTCGCTCTGGCCACGGATTTCCTGGGGGAGCCCGTGGGAGCGGCGACGCTGGTTGCGGCCACCGTGACGGGCTGTCTGCTGCTTGGACGGCGTCGCTCTGCGGTGCTCGTCGTCGTCGCCACCACCATGACCGTCGGGACGACGACGTTGCTCAAACACCTGGTGGGACGCACCATCCACGGCCACGACAACCTGTCCTACCCGAGCGGGCACACCGCCTTCCTCACCGCGCTCGCCCTTGTGGTGGCGCTGCTCGCGACCGGCCGTCTCGGCCTCGGCAGGACGGCCGGCACGCTACTCGTGCTCGCCGCGGCGCTGGTCGCGGGCGCCGCCATGGGCTGGGCGCAGGTCGCGCTGGGCGCGCACTACCCGACCGACGTCCTCGGCGGCTGGTGCACCGCGCTGGCGGTGACACCGGCGACCGCGTGGCTGGTCGACCGGATGGCCGACGCCGGGCCGCCGGAGCGTCGCTGA
- a CDS encoding ubiquitin family protein, whose product MIAGLRAAIALGTWSEDVVALEARKSAQADGRALTVTPAAPDPPDPQLPQVSHLTAHRLARPLPEDARPLARLEQWDEQWDELLHVRRKDS is encoded by the coding sequence GTGATCGCGGGCCTTCGCGCCGCCATCGCGCTCGGCACCTGGAGCGAGGACGTGGTGGCCCTGGAGGCCCGCAAGTCCGCACAGGCTGACGGCCGGGCCCTCACCGTCACCCCGGCAGCCCCGGACCCGCCCGATCCGCAGCTGCCGCAGGTCAGCCACCTCACCGCGCACCGCCTGGCCAGGCCCCTGCCCGAAGACGCCCGCCCCCTGGCCCGCCTGGAGCAGTGGGACGAACAGTGGGACGAACTGCTCCACGTGCGCCGGAAGGACTCTTGA
- a CDS encoding Mu transposase domain-containing protein yields MTFQPRVDRYSRVTVRMCSYSVPARFIDRKVAVHLTGDTLVVFEGRREIARHIRLTGRGLEHLVLDHYLEVLLRKPGALGRSEALYQAAPRAPSLPSTRHSGTWPSSSSARSTGRKPWSGSWSCTVISSTPT; encoded by the coding sequence ATGACCTTCCAGCCGCGGGTTGACCGCTACAGCCGGGTCACCGTCAGGATGTGCTCCTACTCCGTCCCTGCCCGGTTCATCGACCGCAAGGTCGCCGTCCACCTGACCGGCGACACCCTGGTCGTCTTCGAGGGCCGCCGCGAGATCGCCCGTCACATCCGGCTTACCGGACGTGGCCTGGAGCACCTGGTCTTGGACCACTACCTGGAGGTGCTGCTGCGCAAGCCCGGGGCGCTTGGCCGCTCCGAGGCGCTGTACCAGGCCGCGCCGAGGGCACCTTCACTGCCGAGCACGAGGCATTCTGGGACCTGGCCAAGCAGCAGCTCGGCGAGATCGACGGGACGAAAGCCCTGGTCAGGATCCTGGTCCTGCACCGTCATCAGCAGCACGCCGACGTGA
- the asnB gene encoding asparagine synthase (glutamine-hydrolyzing), whose translation MCGISGWISYDRDLSLEGMTLEAMTEPMACRGPDAAGLWLDGHAAFGHRRLAVIDIAGGKQPMTVERDGRTVLVTTYSGEVYNYRELRAELEGLGHIFRTSSDTEVVLHAYLQWGDDFAGRLNGMYAFALWDPRDQELLLVRDRMGIKPLYYYPTGDGVLFASEPKAVLAHPAAHACVDAEGLAELIAFTKTPGHAVYKGMYELRPGHTARVSRRGLAVRRYWALEAREHTDDLDTTVAHVRELLEDIVARQLISDVPLCSLLSGGLDSSAITALAAQRSSGPVRTFAVDFSGHAENFSADCLRSTPDTPYAHALAAHVHSDHTDIILNTADLTDPGHRGAVLAAHDFPTRFGDGDTSLYLLFKAVREHSTVALSGESADEVFGGYRWFHDPKSVHADTFPWIAAGVAGGFSGSTGTREALLDSGLRTKLDLDGYTDRRYREALAEVPYLAGDTGLQHRMREIGYLHLTRFVQILLDRKDRASMATGLEVRVPFCDHRLVEYVFNTPWAMKTFDGREKSLLRAATRNLLPPAIAQRVKSPYPSTQDPHYTQALRTGLRAVLRDGDAPVQPLLDAAVVAQASAADASQDIRPGAELVLGLNDWLRRYNVALEI comes from the coding sequence ATGTGCGGAATCAGCGGATGGATCTCCTACGACCGGGACCTTTCCCTGGAGGGCATGACGCTTGAGGCGATGACGGAGCCGATGGCCTGTCGCGGTCCCGACGCGGCCGGGTTGTGGCTCGACGGACACGCCGCATTCGGCCACCGCCGCCTGGCCGTCATCGACATCGCGGGCGGTAAGCAGCCCATGACAGTCGAGCGAGACGGCCGCACTGTACTGGTGACCACCTACAGCGGTGAGGTCTACAACTACCGAGAGCTGCGCGCCGAGCTGGAGGGTCTGGGGCACATCTTCCGCACGAGTAGTGACACCGAGGTGGTGCTCCACGCCTATCTTCAGTGGGGCGATGATTTCGCGGGCCGCCTCAACGGCATGTACGCGTTCGCCTTGTGGGATCCCCGTGACCAGGAACTCCTCCTGGTGCGCGACCGGATGGGCATCAAGCCCCTGTACTACTACCCGACCGGTGACGGGGTGCTCTTTGCCTCGGAGCCGAAGGCCGTCCTGGCCCATCCCGCGGCGCACGCCTGCGTCGACGCCGAGGGCCTGGCGGAACTGATCGCGTTCACCAAGACACCCGGGCACGCCGTCTACAAAGGCATGTACGAGCTGAGGCCCGGCCACACCGCACGGGTCAGCCGGCGTGGTCTGGCAGTCAGGCGCTACTGGGCCCTGGAGGCCCGCGAGCACACCGACGACCTCGACACCACCGTTGCCCACGTACGCGAGCTCCTGGAAGACATCGTGGCCCGCCAGCTCATCTCGGACGTGCCGCTGTGCTCCCTGCTCTCCGGCGGCCTGGACTCCTCGGCCATCACCGCCCTCGCCGCCCAGCGCAGCAGCGGACCGGTTCGCACCTTTGCGGTCGACTTCAGCGGCCATGCCGAGAACTTCAGCGCCGATTGCCTGCGCTCCACCCCCGACACCCCCTACGCCCATGCCCTGGCCGCGCACGTGCACTCCGACCACACCGACATCATCTTGAACACGGCCGACCTGACCGACCCCGGACACCGCGGGGCCGTCCTGGCCGCCCACGACTTTCCCACCCGGTTCGGCGACGGCGATACATCCCTTTACCTCCTGTTCAAAGCGGTCCGCGAACACTCCACGGTCGCGCTCTCAGGCGAGTCCGCGGACGAAGTCTTCGGTGGCTACCGCTGGTTCCACGATCCCAAGAGCGTCCATGCCGACACCTTCCCGTGGATCGCTGCCGGCGTCGCTGGCGGATTCTCCGGCAGCACAGGCACCCGCGAGGCCCTGCTGGACTCAGGCCTGCGCACGAAACTCGACCTGGACGGCTACACAGACCGGCGCTACCGCGAAGCCCTGGCCGAAGTCCCATACCTGGCCGGCGACACGGGCCTGCAGCACCGGATGCGGGAGATCGGCTACCTCCACCTGACCCGCTTCGTGCAGATCCTGCTGGACCGAAAGGACCGGGCCAGCATGGCGACAGGCCTGGAGGTCCGCGTCCCCTTCTGCGACCACCGACTGGTCGAATACGTCTTCAACACCCCCTGGGCCATGAAGACCTTCGACGGCCGGGAGAAGTCCCTGCTACGCGCCGCCACCCGCAACCTACTGCCCCCCGCCATCGCTCAGCGGGTCAAGAGCCCCTACCCCAGCACGCAGGATCCCCACTACACGCAAGCCCTGCGCACCGGGCTACGGGCAGTCCTTCGTGACGGCGATGCGCCGGTGCAGCCCCTGCTGGACGCGGCCGTCGTGGCCCAGGCATCCGCGGCCGACGCGAGCCAGGACATCCGGCCGGGGGCCGAACTCGTCCTGGGCCTGAACGACTGGCTGCGCCGCTACAACGTGGCACTGGAGATCTGA
- a CDS encoding methyltransferase, whose protein sequence is MRDGLEKYAVGVRLADRHGALEGRPGGFDLLDMRWDLLPGVFSPLHTASTELFTRWVPYPVGGRFLEVGSGTGVTAVTAVLCGCAQVTAVDITEAAVRNTRMNAARHGVTERVRTLRSDLFDALEPGDRFDLIFWNSNVVEAPGDFECTREIELAIFDSGYVTHERFLRQGFERLADGGRLLLGFNSLGNLHALHSIAEGLGLRIQPLVSAKRQAGSFEVEFQLLELAPCVDGAA, encoded by the coding sequence GTGCGGGACGGACTGGAGAAGTACGCCGTGGGCGTGAGGCTCGCTGACCGCCACGGAGCGCTGGAAGGGCGCCCTGGAGGGTTCGATCTCCTGGACATGCGCTGGGATCTACTGCCGGGAGTCTTCTCGCCCTTGCACACCGCTTCCACCGAGTTGTTTACCCGTTGGGTTCCGTACCCGGTGGGGGGTCGTTTTCTTGAGGTTGGCAGCGGTACCGGTGTGACCGCGGTGACCGCGGTGCTGTGTGGATGCGCACAGGTGACCGCGGTGGACATCACCGAGGCTGCCGTGCGCAATACCCGGATGAACGCCGCTCGGCATGGCGTCACGGAGCGGGTCCGCACCCTCCGTAGCGACCTCTTCGACGCTCTGGAGCCCGGCGATCGGTTCGACCTCATCTTCTGGAACTCCAATGTCGTGGAAGCTCCCGGCGATTTTGAGTGCACAAGGGAGATCGAGTTGGCGATCTTCGATAGCGGCTACGTCACTCACGAGCGGTTCCTGCGGCAAGGCTTCGAACGGCTTGCGGACGGTGGTCGCCTTCTCCTCGGGTTCAACAGTCTGGGGAATCTCCATGCCCTTCACAGCATCGCCGAGGGCCTGGGCCTGCGCATCCAGCCGTTGGTGAGCGCGAAGCGGCAGGCCGGCTCGTTCGAAGTGGAGTTCCAGCTTCTGGAACTGGCTCCTTGCGTAGACGGAGCGGCATGA